The Halomonas sp. 7T genome contains a region encoding:
- the tadA gene encoding tRNA adenosine(34) deaminase TadA: MHRALDQAHLAYAAGEVPVGAVVIDAQGNIIGMGCNAPVASCDPSSHAEIRALREAGQQLGNYRLEGCTLFVTLEPCMMCAGAMVHARLSRLVYGAAEPRTGMVESKANLLAQPWFNHQVAVTSGVLATPAKKLLKRFFSDRRL; encoded by the coding sequence ATGCACCGGGCGCTAGACCAAGCGCATCTGGCCTATGCAGCGGGTGAAGTGCCGGTGGGTGCCGTGGTGATTGACGCTCAGGGTAATATTATTGGGATGGGCTGTAATGCGCCAGTGGCGAGCTGTGACCCCAGTAGCCATGCCGAAATTCGCGCGCTGCGTGAGGCGGGACAGCAGCTGGGTAACTATCGTTTAGAAGGCTGTACGCTGTTTGTGACGTTAGAGCCCTGCATGATGTGTGCGGGTGCCATGGTGCACGCACGCTTAAGCCGCTTAGTCTACGGCGCCGCTGAACCGCGCACCGGCATGGTCGAATCAAAAGCTAACCTGCTGGCCCAGCCCTGGTTTAATCACCAAGTGGCGGTGACATCCGGTGTGCTGGCGACGCCTGCAA